The nucleotide window TCCGGGTGTACTGCACGTGCCCCGGCGTGTCGGCGATGATGAACTTCCGCTTCGGCGTGGCGAAGTAGCGATAGGCCACGTCGATGGTGATGTTCTGCTCCCGCTCGGCGCGCAGACCGTCGGTGAGGAGCGCCAGGTTCACGTACCCTTCCCCGCGCTGCCGCGAGGTCCGTTCGATCGCCTCGAGCTGGTCCGCGAAGATGCTCTTGGTATCGTAAAGCAGCCGCCCGATGAGCGTGCTCTTTCCGTCATCGACGCTCCCCGCCGTGGTAAAGCGGAGGAGATCCATGTCGGGCGCCGCGGATGTGGCAGTCTGAATCATTCGTCTCCGATTTTTGTCGAATTACGAATTACGAATTACGACTACCGAAGTCGAGCCCACCGTAGAACTCAATTTCCTTGGCGCGGCGGATCTCCCTCAGACTCATCGTATCGCAGCATCCGTAATCATTCGTAATTCGTAATTCGTAATTCGTAATTCGCGCGCGATCTCGAATACGGCAGAATCTCAGAAATATCCCGCGCGCTTCCGGTCTTCCATGGCCGCTTCGCTGCGCTTGTCGTCGCTGCGACCGCCGCGCTCGGCAACGCGGGCGGCGGCGACCTCCTGGATGATCTCCTCCACGGTGGACGCGGTACTCTCCCAGACTCCCGTGCAGGTCATGTCGCCGACGGTGCGGCAGCGGACGGTCCGGATCTCGGAGCGCTCATCGCCGACCAGGCGGTTGTGTTCGCCCACCGCGAGCAGGATTCCGTCGCGCTCCACCACCTCCCGCTGGTGCGCGAAGTAGATGCTGGGAAGCCTGATCTGTTCCTGCGCGATGTACTGCCAGACGTCCATCTCCGTCCAGTTGGAGAGCGGGAAGACGCGGAAGTGCTCGCCCAGGTTCTTGCGACCGTTGAACAGATTCCACAGCTCGGGGCGCTGGTTCTTCGGGTCCCACTGGCCGAAGGCGTCGCGGTGGCTGAAGAAACGCTCCTTGGCACGCGCCTTTTCCTCGTCGCGGCGCCCCCCGCCGAAGGCGGCGTCGACCTTCAGCTCTCGGATGGCATCCAGCAGCGTGACGGTCTGCAGCGCGTTGCGGCTCGGGTTCGGTCCCGGCTCCTCCTGGCATCGACCCTGGTCGATCGAGTCCTGCACGTAGCGCACGATCAGCTCACAACCGACCTCCGCCACCATGGCATCGCGGAACTCGATGGTCTCGGGGAAGTTGTGCCCGGTGTCGATGTGCAGCAGCGGGAAGGGGAACTTCCCTGGCCAGAAAGCCTTGCGTGCCAGGTGCACCATGACGATCGAATCCTTGCCGCCCGAGAAGAGCATCACCGGCCGCTCGAACTGCGCCGCGACCTCGCGCATCACGAAGATCGCCTCGCTCTCGAGCTGGGCCAGGTGACTCTGGCGATACGAGTAGCCCGTCTGATCACCCGCTGAGGGGTCGAGCTCGAACGAATCTTTCGGCTGTGGAATAGTCATTTAGAACGACCAGAATAACGGGACAAAGAGTGCGATGGTGAGAATCACCGTCAGCGTCAGCGGAAACCCGAGACGGAAGTAGTCCCCGAATCGATATCCGCCCGGACCGTAGACCATGGTATTGGTCTGGTACCCGATCGGCGTCAGAAAGCTCGCCGAAGCCGCCGCCGCCAACGCGATCGCGAACGGGCGAGGGTCAGCATCGATCTGCCGGGCAGCGGCCATGGCGATCGGGAACATCAGGACCGCGGCCGCGTTGTTGGTGATCAGCTCGGTCAGGGCAATGGTGGAGAGCACCACCCCCAGCAACACCACCAGCGCACCAGCCGACTGAAACGTCTCCACGATCGAGCTTCCAAGCAACGCCGCAACACCCGAATTCTCGAGCGCCGAGCCGATCCCGAACGAGGCGGCGATCACGACCAGGGTGTCCATGTCGATCGCACGGCGCGCCTCGGGCAGTGACAACGCCTTTCCCACCACCAGGGTGATCGCCCCGAGAATCGCTGCGTGCACAATGGGAACCAATCCCAGTCCGGACAGGGCGACGATACCTGCCGTCACGATCCCGACGAACCAGGCCTGCCGCGTGCTCGGCGGCGGCGATCCGCCCAGGTGGGAGACGAGCAGGAAGTCGCTTCGGTTGCGCCAGCGATCGGCGAAGCCGCTGTCGGCCACCAGGAGCAGCGTATCACCGGCACGCAACACCACCTCACCCAGCTTCGCCTGCACACGCTCGCCCGCGCGATGCATCGCCAGCACTGCCGCCTGATATCGGCTGCGGAAGTTGGACTCCTTGAGCGTCGAACCCACCAGCCGCGAGGTGCCGCTGATCACCACCTCGAAGAAGGTATGGTCGGATCCGTCGAGCCAGGCGGCGTGATGCTGCTCTGCGGGAATGAGCCCGCGGATCATCTGCAGATCCCGGATCAGATCGACCTGGCCTACGAACGCGAGCCTATCGCCGCCGCGCAGCAGCGTGTTCGGTGTCGCGGGGGCGATGGTCTCGCCCGCACGTTCGATCTCGACCAGGAAGACCCCCTGCAGGTGGCGTAGCCCCGCCGACTCCACCGTCTGCCCGTCCAGGGGACCGCCGGGTGCCACCACCTGGTGAACCACGTACTCCCGTGATTCTTCCTCGAACTGAACACGCGCGGGCCGCCGCTCCGGCAGCAGAATCGGGGAGAGCAACACCAGCAGGGTGATCCCCGTAACGGCGACTGGCAGGCCAATCCGCGTGATCTCGAACATCCCCATCGGCTCGAGACCGTATGCCTGCATCAAGCCCGACACCACCAGATTGGTGGACGTTCCGATCAGAGTGAGAACCCCCCCGAGGATCGTCGCGAAGCTGATCGGCATCAGATAGCGCGACGCGGACAGGCCCCTCTTGCTGGCCCAATCCGACACCTGCGGCGTCAACATCGCAACGATCGGCGTGTTGTTGAGGAACGCCGAGGCGGCAGCCGTTGGCGCCAGTAGGCGCAGCAACCGCGGGCGACCACCGTCACCGTTCCCCAGAATCGCGGCGATGAGCGGTTGCAAGGCTCCGGTTTTCTCCACGGCCGCGGCCACCACAAAGAGCGCCGCCACGGTGATCGGGGCAGGGTTGGAAAAGCCCGCGAAGGCTTGTTCCGTCGTGATAACACCCGCCAGGAGAAGGGCGACGTCGCCACCCAGAATGGCCACCATCGGCGGGGCCACATCCCACACCATGACCGCGACCACCGCCACCACCACCAGCAGTGTGAACCAGCCTTCCCACGTCATGCGGGTGACTTCATTCGTTCAGGATGGGTCCGGTAAGGCGCGGGCGGCCAGTCGTCCGGCTGCGCCCGCGCGACGAGCAGCTTCCATACCCGTTCCGCATCGAGAGCCACCGCGCCGGAGCTCGCAAGGCAAGGCCGAGAGAGCGGGCTCGCCCTCCCGGCCTTTCGACCGCTATCGCCGCTTCGCACTTACTTCTCGATCGGCGCGCGCACCATGTTGCCCCATTCCGTCCAGGAGCCGTCGTAGTTGCGCACCTTGTCGAAGCCCAGCAGGTACTTCAGCACGAACCAGGTGTGGCTGCTGCGCTCCCCGATCCGGCAGTACGCGATCACGTCGTCGTCCTTCTTCAGGCCAATCTCGCCCTCGTAGATCGCCTTCAGCTCATCGGCGCTGCGAAACTCCCCGGTATCCGGATTGGCCGCCCTCGCCCAGGGGACATTCTTCGCAGTGGGAATATGTCCCCCACGCAGCGCCCCCTCCTGCGGATACTCGGGCATGTGCAGCTTGAGGCCCTTGTACTCGTCCGGGCTCCGAACGTCGACCAGGGGATTCCCCCGCTTCAGGTGCTCGAGGACGTCCTCGCGGAAGGCGCGGATTGCCGAGTCGTCGCGGGTGGGTACCGGGTACTCGGTGCGCGGGTACTGCGGCACCTCGGTGGTGAGCTCACGGCCCTCGTCCTCCCACTTCTTCCGCCCGCCGTCCATGATCTTGACCTTGTTGTGGCCGAAGAGTTGGAACACCCAGAGCGCGTAGGTCGCCCACCAGTTGTTCTTGTCCCCGTAGAAGACGACCGTCGTGTCCGGCGAGATCCCCTTCGAGCTCATCAGCTCGGCGAAGCGTTCCGGCGTCAGGTAGTCGCGCTGCACCGGGTCATTCAGGTCGGCATGCCAGTCGATCTTCACCGCCCCGGGAATGTGCCCGGTGTCGTAGAGCAGCACATCCTCGTTGGACTCGACGATCCGGATCGAGGGGTCGTTCAGGTGCTCAGCCACCCAGTCGGTGCTGACGAGTGCCTCGGGGTGAGCGTAACCCCGGTTCTCGATCGGCGTGCTCTGCGTCGTCGTACCCGACATCGTGTCCTCTCTGGTTGAAGGTAGCAGTCGTTACAGCTGGTGAATCCCGCACTCCGTCCGGCCCAGGCCCCTCCAGCGCCCCGCCCGCTCCGGTTCCCCCACCTGCACGGGGGTTGTCAGAGGGGCGTCGCCGATGCTGGCGTATCCCAGGTCGTGCAGCGGATTGTAAGGAATCCCGTGGTCGAGAATGAAGTTCCAGACCTGCCCCCGCGTCCAGCGGGCGAGCGGGTTCACCTTGATCCAGTCACCCACCTCGAAAATCGGGAGATGGGCGCGGGTCTCCGACTGCTCCCTCCGCCGTCCAGTAATCCAGCCGTCGAGGTTCGCCGTCGCTCGGCGGAAGGGTTCGACCTTGGAGACGCGTTGATAGAGGTCCAGGTCACGTTCCCACAAACGGGGACCGTACCGGCTTTCGAACTTATCCCGCGTGGCGGCCGGTCGATAGACCTCCAGATTGAGACCGAAATGCCGTGTGACCCGCTCCACGTGCTCCAGCGTTTCCGGAAAATGGTGGAGCGTATCAATGAAGATCACCGGCAAGCGCGGAGCCAGGCGGGAGATGTGGTACAGCACCACCAGGCTGGCGGGCCCGAATGCCGAGACCACCGCGAGCTTCGCGGGGTCGAAGGCATGGATCGCTACCCGTAGAATATCTTCTACGGGCGCGTCGTCCAGTTCTTCGTTCAGCGCCCTCCAGGCTGCGGCTGAGGAAGGCCGTGCCTCCGGGGCGAGTGTCGCGGCGCTCATCGGGATGCTCCCGCTGGCTCCAGCGGCTCCACGCCCACGCGGTTCCAGAAATCACCGAACCGCTCCCCTTCCCGCCGCTCGTCCCGGAACCGCTCGAGCAATGGGCGTACGGTGGTGACCAGCTGATCGAGTGGGACCAGGCTGGCGTACTCGGTTCCGAGTCGCGTACCCTCCAGGTTGCCTCCCACGTAGATCACGTACTTGTTCAACGACCGCCCCACGAAAGCCAGGTCGGCCGTATACGGCCGGGCGCACCCATTGGGGCAACCGGTCATACGGACGGAGATCGTCTCGTCGGCGAGCCCGATCCGGGAGAGCGCGACCTCCAGCTCGTCCATGATGCCTGGAAGCACGCGCTCGGATTCCGCCACCGCGAGCGGGCAGGTGGGGATCGCCGGGCAGGCCATCGACCAGCGCCTGGCCGGAGTCAGCTCCTCTGGCGCGATCACACCGTGAGTGCGGAGGATGTCGTCGACCGCACTGCGGTCCTCCGGAGCGATGTTGACCAGGAGGAGATTCTGCTGCGTGGTGAGGTGAATGTCCGCACCGAAGCGCGCCACCACCTCGCGGATCGCGATGCGCAGCCGCAGCCCCTCGCGATCGAGCACGCGCCCGTTCTCCACCCACACCCCCCGGAACCAGCGACCGTCTCCCTGCTCGTGCCAGCCAAGGTGGTCCTCGATGCCGGAGACCTCGACGGGCAGGGGGTCCTGCAGCGGTCGGCCGAGATAACTCTCCACCTGCTCGCGGAACCAGGGTAGCCCGCGCTCGTCCAGCACATACTTCAGACGCGCGCGTCTGCGGTTCACCCGGTTGCCGTAGTCGCGCTGCACTCCGATTACCGCCTTGATCACGTCGATCAGCTCGTCCGGCTCGACGAAAGCGAGCGGGTCGGCGAGGCGCGGATAGGTGTCGGCCTTGTTGTGCGTCATCCCCAGACCACCACCAACGAGCACGTTGAAGCCGCGAATGCGACCGTTCTCGGGGATCACCAGCAACCCGAGATCGTTGGAGTGCACATCGGTGCAGTTGTCGTCGGGAAAGGCAAACCCGATCTTGAACTTCCGGGGCAGGTAGCGCTCGCCGTACAGCGGGTCGGGCTCTGCCTCCTCGCGGGTAACCGACTGCCCCTCGATCCAGATCTCGTGATATGCGCGCGAGCGCGGGAGCGTCTCATCGCGGATGCGACGCGCCCACTCGATCACCTCCTCCCGCAGGCCGCCGGCGATCGGCGCCGGGCAGGTCACCACGTTGCGGACCACGTCGCCGCAAGCTCCGAAGGTGGTCACCAGGGCGTCGTTCAGCTCGTGAATGTGGCGTCGCAGGTTCCCCTTCAGCACACCGTGGAATTGGAAGCCCTGGCGCGTGGTGATCCGCAGGGTGCCATTGCCATAGTCGTCCGCCAGGCGGTCGTGCAGAAGGTACTGGGCCGCGGTCAAAACCCCGCCCGGTACCTTGGAGCGGACCATGAACTGATAAGCCGGCTCCAGCCCCGCCTTCTTCCGCTCCTTGCGCAGGTCGCGGTCTTCCTGCTGGTAGGAGCCGTGGAACTTGAGGATCTGCTTCGACGCCTCGCTGAGGTGACTGCTGTCGTTGTCCAGCTCCGCCGCGAGCCCCCCGCGCAGACCGAGGCTCTCCTCCTTCAGCCTCTCGACCTCGCTCAGGGCCACATCATCGACGATCGTGCTCATAAAACCTTCCGTTAATTCGCTCTTGTCGAGGTCTGGCGGCGCTGGGCGTCCGCCATGCGGCGGGGGCGGCGTGACGGTCGCCGCGGAAACCCGCATCAGGCGCCGGATAGCGCCCGGTTCCGTTCGATGTACTCCGCCCACTCCGGCGGGACGTCGGTGTCCGGGAAGATCGCCTGCACCGGGCACTCCGGCTCGCACGCCCCACAGTCGATGCACTCCTCGGGGTTGATGTAGTACATGTCCTCCGCCTCGTAGATGCAGTCCACCGGGCACACTTCGACACAGCTTGCGTCCTTGGTCCCGATGCACGGCTCGGCGATCACGTACGTCAACTCGGTTCTCCTTCAATGAGGCCATGAAAAAAGGCCACGGCGCCGATGTGTGCCGTGGCCTGGAACGTTGAATGGCGTATTACCTAGCAATCCGCTATCCGCCGCGCCCGCCGGGCGCGCGCTCCGATGCCACGGCCCCGCTACACGCGGGACAGCAGGTGCAGCCGCAGCAACAAGCACACATCCGGGCGAAACCGAGCTGAGTCGGCCTCGCCGCACGGGCGGAACGAGGGGTCATTGCGCTGGTGGACACGATACAGCTTCTCATTCAGGGCAGACGAGCCGGCCCGAGCCGAGCGCCGCCACCTCGATGGTCAACTCCCTCACCTCCGCCTCTCTTTCGTCGAGCCACCACGCCCTGGGGGCCGCTCCGGGTTCTCCCCCCTCCGGTACGATGACCCAGACCGTTTCCGGCCAGAGGCGGATGTGCGTCACATCGAGCGCCGAGGGGACCGCCCGCCCGTTCGTGTGGGAGTGATAGAAGCCCACGACCGACTCGGGACTTCCGCGCAGCGTGCGCCGCACGTTGATGACCGCCCGCGGGTCGATGCTGAAGCGGTGGTGCCGCTCCGCAAGCGGCGCCTGGTTCGGGCAGGGGACCGCGCGGGTGATCAGCACCTCCTCCGCCTCGATGCGGCCTATGAGGAGACCGCAGGCCTCCTCCGGGTAAGCCCGCGTCGCGTGAGCCCGCAGCGAATCGCGCACGGGACCGCTGACCACCACCTGGCTGACCAGCCACGGCTGGACCGCCTCTTCTTCGAACTCCCTGGCGAGCTGTGCGGGCATCTGACTCGTTGCTGCAGGAAAAAGAAAACCCCGGTCCGCGTACGCGCGGGCCGGGGCGATCTGCCTTTGTCTCCGGATCGGACGCTATCGGCTTACGTCGTCCACCATCGCGCAATGGCTCTCCGCCCCGGCCCCTCGACAGCGGGGACAGGCGCACATACAACACGCGCAGCAGGCAGAGTAGCGATTCACGAAACCGATCCGGTTCGTAGATTTTCCCACACTTTAGACTATCGGACGATAACCATAGTCTCTGTAATCGTCAAGCGGCCCTGGCCAGAAGTACAGCAAGGCTCAGGCCGAAGCCGTCAGCGCGTGCTCAACATCCCCGATGATGTCGTCCGGGTGCTCGAGGCCGACGGAGATGCGGATCAGCCCGGGCACGATACCCACCTGTTGCCGCTCCTCCTCGGACAGCTTGGAGTGCGTCGTGGAGGTTGGGTGGGTGACGATGCTGCGCGTATCGCCGAGGTTCGTGCTGTGCGAGAGCATCCGCACCGAGTCGAGAAAGCGGCGAGCGCGCTCCAATCCACCGCGGATCACGAGCACGACTATGCCGCCGCCCGCCCGCATCTGCCGCCGCGCGAGCTCGTGTTGCGGATGGCTCTCCAGGAACGGATAGCGTACCTGCTCGACCTCGGGGTGGCCCTCGAAGTGCCGCGCCAGCGCCAGCGCCGTCTCGCAGTGGCGGTCCATGCGCACCGCCAGCGTCTCCAGGCTCTTGGAGAGCACCCACGCGTTGAAGGGCGAGATCGCGGGGCCGGTGTGCCGAGCGAAGAAGCGCAGCTCGCGCATCAGCTCCCCCGAGCCGAGGACTGCCCCGCCGAGCGTCCGCCCCTGCCCGTCGATGAACTTGGTGGCCGAGTGAACCACGATATCGGCCCCGAAATCGATCGGTCGCTGCAGGTATGGTGTGGCGAAGCAGTTATCCACCACCAGCAGGGCGCCATGCGCGCGACACAGGCCGTTCAGCTGCGCCATGTCGATCAGGTCGAGCCCCGGGTTGGAGGGGGTCTCGACGAAGACCATGCGGGTCTCAGGGCGCATGGCAGCTTCCCAGTCAGCCGCCGTGGCGGTGGTATCGACGTAGCTCGCCGTGATGCCGAAGCGCGGAAGCACCCGCGTGAGGAGCTGGTGCGTCGATCCGAACAGCGCGCGCGACGCGACCACGTGGTCACCCGCGCTCAGCAGCGCCGCGAAGGTGGCGAACACGGCCGCCATACCGCTGGCTGTGGCGATGCCGTCCTCCGCGCCTTCGAGCGCACAGAGCTTCCGTACGAGCTCGTCGATGTTGGGGTTGGAGTAGCGACTGTAGACGTTGCCAACTTCCTCTTCGGCAAAGAGCGCCCGCGCTTGCTCCGCATTGTCGAAGACGAAGCTGGAAGTGAGGTAGAGCGGTACGGAGTGCTCGCGCTCGGGCCCGCGCGCGGCCTGCGTGCGGACGGCGAGCGTCTCCGGGTGGAACGGTCGATGGGACATGCAATTCACCGAGGACGAGTCACAATGAGCCCGGCTGGGGAGATATCGCTGCACCCCCACTCCTGTCAATCGCCTCGGGGCGATCCGGGAGAACAGACTCGCTTCGCCCGGGCATCCAGCCGGGGGTTTTCGACCCGGTCCCCGACCGCACGAGCGGGCGTACTGCGCGGCAAGCGAGAACAGGCACCCGGAACAGGAACTCGGAAAAACGAAACCGGAACAGGGAACGAAAACAGGAAGCGACAGCGGAAAGGGCGGGAGCCGTACAGGCCTCCCGCCCTTCACCTTTCCTACCCGGCCCCTCCGCCAGCGGCTCAAACCGCTGGCGGAGGAGCCAGCGCGGCGGGGCTACTCCTCCGCTACCCCGTATCCCGGGTTCTGCGGGAACGGCGTGCCGTCCTCGTTCCGCGTCAGGTCGATCTGTGACTGCGGAATCGGCCGCAGGGTATGGTAATCCTGGATGTTCGGCGCCGCGTCCATGTTCCTGGCGCGGACATACTCGACCAGCTTGCCGAAGCGCACCAGGTCGAACCAGCGGTGCCCCTCGCCGAAGAGCTCGCGGCCCCGCTCGGCCAGAATGAACTCCAGGCTCATGTCGGCCGCGGTCACCTTCATCTCCTCCTCGAAGCCGGGCTTGGCCGCCCGCACGCGGACCGCGTTCACGTACTCCGCGGCTTCGTCCAGCTTGCCCTGGCGGACCAGAGCCTCCGCCACCAGCAGGTAGGTTTCAGCCAGCCGGTAGACGAGGAAGTCGCGCTGGCTGATCTCCTCGTTCAGCGAGAGGCGGGTGGGATCCAGGTACTTGTTGAGGACCGGGAACTTGCTCGGGTTGTATTCGCCCTTGACGTTGGAGCAGTTCGGAATCGGATTCGCCTTCGCGTTCCAGAAGTCGTCCGGCTCCGTGTAGATCACGTAGGGCTTGCCACAGTACACAGCCTGATCCAGCTCGGAGGTCTTGACCTTCGGCAGGAAGATCGCGGTGTCCCCGAGCTCCATCCCCTCGGGCCGGTTGGCGCTGTTGGAAAACCAGACGTGGTTGAAGCTCAGGTCGTAGCGGTCGTCGATGCTCCGATCCCAGAGGGAATCCAGCATGTAGCCGGATGGCCGCAGCCGGCGGAAGGGACGCCCGTACTCGAGCGTACGGGTCATGCCAGGCTCGAGGTCATAGACCATCCCCCAGTAGAGATGCCAACGGTTGCCGCTCGAGCGCGTGAGCGGATCGTTGGTGGACTGGAGAGAGAAGACCACCTCCGGGCCCGCCTCGTTCTCCAGCGTCCAGATGTCGGAGTACTTCGGCATCAGGGAGTAAACTCCCGAATTGATGACCTCCTTTGCGAGCTGCTCCGCGCGCTCCGCATCACCCGGCTCGTTCCGGTAGAGAAGAGCGAGGGCGAGAAGGTGCTGCGCTGCTCCCTTGGTGGCCCGACCGGGATCCGCCGTAGGCGGTAGCGCCTGGATTGCTGCTTCCAGATCCGGAATGATCACGGTCGAGTAGACCTCCGCCACCGGAGCCCGGCGCGCCTGGTTGGTCACCGTGGTGGTCTCCTCCAGGGAGATCGGTATGTCGCCGAAGTAGCGCAGGAGATAGAAGTAGTACAGCGCGCGGAGAAAGCGTGCCTCCGCCACCCGCAAGGTCTTGGTCGCCTCGTCGACGACGGCGGGGTCGAGGTTCGCCGCTCGCCCTACCACTGCGTTGGTGGTGTTGATGTGCCGATACACATCGTTCCAGATGTCCCGCAGCCATGTCTCCCGCGGGTCGATGCGGGCGTCGTAGGTATTCCACTGCTTCCGGCTACCGTCGGCGCCTCCCGCCCAGATGTCGGTACCGTACTCCAGGAAGGTCATGTCGCGCTCCTGGCCGTACAGGTGCCAGAGCCCGGCGTAGGCGGCATTCACCGCGGCCTCGAAACCTTCGGGTTGCTCGTAGTAGTCCGCCGTCACGCCTGCGACGATCTTCTCGTCGAGATCGACACAGGCGGTCGCGGTCGTCAACGCCATGACCGCGGCGAGGCCGATCGAGAGTGATTGTATGGATTTCATCTCTATTCTTCGTGTTCTGGGCTATGCAGGTTCGTGCGTCGAGCGCGGGGCACGGCTCAGGTGGAGCACATGACCAGCGATCTCGCGCCCGGCGTCAGAAGCCGACCGAAGCACCGATGAGCAGCGTCCGGAAGCTCGGCACGCCGGTGTTGTCTCCTCCCTCCGGATCGAAGCCGGGGAAGTCGGTGAAGAGGAAGGGATCCTGCGCCTGCAGATAAACGCGCATGGAGCTCCCATCGCTCAGTCGTCCCAGAACGGACGAAGGCACGGTGTACCCGAGCGTGATGTTGCGAATGCGCCAGTGCGAGGCGTCCATGATCTGGAGTGCCCCGGCGTCGACCGCTCCCTCGGAGTCGAGGTTCGGCCGCGGCCAGCGGTTGCTCGGATTCTCCGGAGTCCAGTAGTCGATCTTCGGCTGGTTGTAGCGAGACGACATCTGGCCCGGCCAGGTGTTGGTGTCGACCATGTAGCCCCAACGGGCGGTGGCCAGCGCCGACAGGTCGAACTGTCCGAACGTAATGCGGTTCGAGAAGCTGCCCACCCAGGCCGGATGGTCGGGGTGGCGGCCAATGATCACGCGGTCGCCGTCCGCAGTGATGCGGCCGTCCCCGTCCTGGTCGACCACCTTCACGTCGCCCGGACGGCGGTCGTATTTGGCAGCCTCCTCCGCCTCGTCGAGCTGCCAGATCCCGGCGAACTCCAGCTCATAGTGGACGTCGATCGGTTTGCCGATGAACCACTCGTTCCCGACGTCGTCCTCCTTGCCGCCGTAGATGCTGACGATCTCGTTCTTGTTCTTGGTCCAGGAGATGTCGCTGGTCCAGGTGATCCCGTGCCAGTTGTCCAGGTTCACCGTCGAGAGCGCCACCTCCACGCCGGTGTTGCGGGTCTCACCGATGTTCTGCAGGACGCTGGTGAAGCCGGTACTGCCCGGGAGCTGCCGCTCCATCAGCAGGTCGTGCGTATCCTGGCGGTAGAAGTCTATCGCGCCACTCAACCGGTTGTTGAGCATCGCGAAGTCGACACCGACATCGAACTGGTCCGTCTTCTCCCACTCCAGCTCGGGATTCGCGAGATCGGCGGGCTCGAAGCCGAACGCGCCTTCACCACCGAACGAATAGACGGTGCGGCCGAGCGAACCCTGCGTCTGATAGGGCGCGATGGCGGTGTTGCCCACCCGGCCGTAGCTGGTGCGGATGCTCAGATCGGTGAACAGCGACTGGTTCTGCATGAACGGCTCGTCACTGAGCCTCCACTTCAGGGC belongs to Longimicrobiaceae bacterium and includes:
- a CDS encoding O-succinylhomoserine sulfhydrylase, with protein sequence MSHRPFHPETLAVRTQAARGPEREHSVPLYLTSSFVFDNAEQARALFAEEEVGNVYSRYSNPNIDELVRKLCALEGAEDGIATASGMAAVFATFAALLSAGDHVVASRALFGSTHQLLTRVLPRFGITASYVDTTATAADWEAAMRPETRMVFVETPSNPGLDLIDMAQLNGLCRAHGALLVVDNCFATPYLQRPIDFGADIVVHSATKFIDGQGRTLGGAVLGSGELMRELRFFARHTGPAISPFNAWVLSKSLETLAVRMDRHCETALALARHFEGHPEVEQVRYPFLESHPQHELARRQMRAGGGIVVLVIRGGLERARRFLDSVRMLSHSTNLGDTRSIVTHPTSTTHSKLSEEERQQVGIVPGLIRISVGLEHPDDIIGDVEHALTASA
- the cysD gene encoding sulfate adenylyltransferase subunit CysD, whose protein sequence is MTIPQPKDSFELDPSAGDQTGYSYRQSHLAQLESEAIFVMREVAAQFERPVMLFSGGKDSIVMVHLARKAFWPGKFPFPLLHIDTGHNFPETIEFRDAMVAEVGCELIVRYVQDSIDQGRCQEEPGPNPSRNALQTVTLLDAIRELKVDAAFGGGRRDEEKARAKERFFSHRDAFGQWDPKNQRPELWNLFNGRKNLGEHFRVFPLSNWTEMDVWQYIAQEQIRLPSIYFAHQREVVERDGILLAVGEHNRLVGDERSEIRTVRCRTVGDMTCTGVWESTASTVEEIIQEVAAARVAERGGRSDDKRSEAAMEDRKRAGYF
- a CDS encoding NADPH-dependent assimilatory sulfite reductase hemoprotein subunit, producing the protein MSTIVDDVALSEVERLKEESLGLRGGLAAELDNDSSHLSEASKQILKFHGSYQQEDRDLRKERKKAGLEPAYQFMVRSKVPGGVLTAAQYLLHDRLADDYGNGTLRITTRQGFQFHGVLKGNLRRHIHELNDALVTTFGACGDVVRNVVTCPAPIAGGLREEVIEWARRIRDETLPRSRAYHEIWIEGQSVTREEAEPDPLYGERYLPRKFKIGFAFPDDNCTDVHSNDLGLLVIPENGRIRGFNVLVGGGLGMTHNKADTYPRLADPLAFVEPDELIDVIKAVIGVQRDYGNRVNRRRARLKYVLDERGLPWFREQVESYLGRPLQDPLPVEVSGIEDHLGWHEQGDGRWFRGVWVENGRVLDREGLRLRIAIREVVARFGADIHLTTQQNLLLVNIAPEDRSAVDDILRTHGVIAPEELTPARRWSMACPAIPTCPLAVAESERVLPGIMDELEVALSRIGLADETISVRMTGCPNGCARPYTADLAFVGRSLNKYVIYVGGNLEGTRLGTEYASLVPLDQLVTTVRPLLERFRDERREGERFGDFWNRVGVEPLEPAGASR
- a CDS encoding sulfurtransferase translates to MSGTTTQSTPIENRGYAHPEALVSTDWVAEHLNDPSIRIVESNEDVLLYDTGHIPGAVKIDWHADLNDPVQRDYLTPERFAELMSSKGISPDTTVVFYGDKNNWWATYALWVFQLFGHNKVKIMDGGRKKWEDEGRELTTEVPQYPRTEYPVPTRDDSAIRAFREDVLEHLKRGNPLVDVRSPDEYKGLKLHMPEYPQEGALRGGHIPTAKNVPWARAANPDTGEFRSADELKAIYEGEIGLKKDDDVIAYCRIGERSSHTWFVLKYLLGFDKVRNYDGSWTEWGNMVRAPIEK
- a CDS encoding ferredoxin family protein — its product is MIAEPCIGTKDASCVEVCPVDCIYEAEDMYYINPEECIDCGACEPECPVQAIFPDTDVPPEWAEYIERNRALSGA
- a CDS encoding phosphoadenylyl-sulfate reductase, which produces MSAATLAPEARPSSAAAWRALNEELDDAPVEDILRVAIHAFDPAKLAVVSAFGPASLVVLYHISRLAPRLPVIFIDTLHHFPETLEHVERVTRHFGLNLEVYRPAATRDKFESRYGPRLWERDLDLYQRVSKVEPFRRATANLDGWITGRRREQSETRAHLPIFEVGDWIKVNPLARWTRGQVWNFILDHGIPYNPLHDLGYASIGDAPLTTPVQVGEPERAGRWRGLGRTECGIHQL
- a CDS encoding SLC13 family permease, producing the protein MTWEGWFTLLVVVAVVAVMVWDVAPPMVAILGGDVALLLAGVITTEQAFAGFSNPAPITVAALFVVAAAVEKTGALQPLIAAILGNGDGGRPRLLRLLAPTAAASAFLNNTPIVAMLTPQVSDWASKRGLSASRYLMPISFATILGGVLTLIGTSTNLVVSGLMQAYGLEPMGMFEITRIGLPVAVTGITLLVLLSPILLPERRPARVQFEEESREYVVHQVVAPGGPLDGQTVESAGLRHLQGVFLVEIERAGETIAPATPNTLLRGGDRLAFVGQVDLIRDLQMIRGLIPAEQHHAAWLDGSDHTFFEVVISGTSRLVGSTLKESNFRSRYQAAVLAMHRAGERVQAKLGEVVLRAGDTLLLVADSGFADRWRNRSDFLLVSHLGGSPPPSTRQAWFVGIVTAGIVALSGLGLVPIVHAAILGAITLVVGKALSLPEARRAIDMDTLVVIAASFGIGSALENSGVAALLGSSIVETFQSAGALVVLLGVVLSTIALTELITNNAAAVLMFPIAMAAARQIDADPRPFAIALAAAASASFLTPIGYQTNTMVYGPGGYRFGDYFRLGFPLTLTVILTIALFVPLFWSF
- a CDS encoding M67 family metallopeptidase, translated to MPAQLAREFEEEAVQPWLVSQVVVSGPVRDSLRAHATRAYPEEACGLLIGRIEAEEVLITRAVPCPNQAPLAERHHRFSIDPRAVINVRRTLRGSPESVVGFYHSHTNGRAVPSALDVTHIRLWPETVWVIVPEGGEPGAAPRAWWLDEREAEVRELTIEVAALGSGRLVCPE